The genomic interval aaaaattatggttAGTTGTATTGGATGAGCGGCTAGTTagttgtaatattttattatatttattactcatattaaagttaaaaacaaatatttaaactgcattaacaaatttcatttattataaattttaaataaaaatattatttatcctgaaaatttaatgtaaatataatttatagtaATATACAAAATAGTCCTTTGGTTGATTGGGGCAGGCAAATCAAAGTGGGGGGAAGTAAGAAATGGGAAGCGAACTAACAAGACAAGGATGAGGATCTCATCTGATCTAGTCGTAGATGAATGACTAatcaaaatttgtaataataattaataatgaagtGAAGAAGTTTCAATCATTCAATTCAACTCCAACTCCAACTCACTCCCATGGAGACTTACCCACTACTGCTTACgttcttcttcttattcttttcggtaataataattataacttcTCATTTCATTTTTCCTCTGATTTTTAGGGTTTATTTATGCCttccctattttttttttaattgcgTTTGCAGATTCTGTTTTATACGAATCATGTAGATTCCTCAACCATGTAACTATTCAATTCTcttctttctattcatctttTCTTTGTAATAATTCATATACCTGTTTAAGATCTTAGTTACTTTCTCTCTCTGCAGAGGATCGCGTTTCCTCTATGACTGTGATCAATGTCATCGCACCAAGGTGTGTTCATCTCGCATGTTACCATATCAATatgaattaattcattaattaattaatttgtattttacattattatttttttgttgcaaaCAGGAACGAGATATTACTAATACTAGAGTCCGCAATTATCCTGATGAAAAGGTTTTCAATTCtttcacattatttatttatttttatgagtttaattttaatacacTATTAGGGTAAAATATTTGCGCTGTCATCAAATCACAATCCAtcatttatgcaattttagaaGTAGTTGTGATTGAAATCAAAACTTTTTTAATACTTCGACGATCATAATTAGTTGACAGTGTAAAAGATCTTTACACTGATggtgtatatgaattaaatcatttttatgtaTCCATAGGTGACGAGCCTGTGATGATAATTAATGATCATATCATAATAATTATagaataataatgattttatgtAGGACATTGATATAATTGCATCATATAGCGATGCGTCTGGTCATCTTCGGCTAGCTAGGTTGAAAATGAGTAGCTTATCTGATTCATGGGTTTGGGAAAATCCTAACACTGAACGTCAAAATAACTCTCAGGTACGTTATCTTTGCTTTTATCTAGAGCAGAAAACATGAACTTccaatgtatttaatttaactttagCATTTCCATTTCTTGTTGTAAGtgtaatgaaattttaattccAATTTGAGCTGCCTCTTTTACTTTATTATGAGTTATGACTATCTGGTAATATTTAGAATCTGATATACTTACAGGGAGGATTGGTTTCATTGCAATCTGATTCAAGATTTGAAGACAATCTCAAGCACTCCACTGATGAGCAAGAAAACGTTAAATTTCCCCATTACCCGTCAATGATAATGACTCCAGTGAAGATGAAGCGTCGGGTAATTAATTATCCGACTTTGTCTTTTGCAACTCAGCCAAACAAAAATTGTTAGggaaaagataaatattttttttactgttgGTTTGTGCTTTTTTAATGGTTTCGTATCCCTTAGATAATGCGGCTAGAAAGAAGAAAAGCTCGTGCTGCTGAACTTATTCAGAAAGACAAAGAAACTGACAATCACATTGTATCAGCAGCAATTGAAAGCTCCGAAGGATTGGATACCACTATCAAGGGAAAGTATAGTATATGGAGGAGAGAATACGAAAACCCAAATTCTGATTCAACGCTGAAACTCATGCGAGATCAAATAATAATGGCCAAAGcttatacaaatattgcaaAGTCTAAGAACAAAACTGTTCTTTACAAAGCTCTCGTCCAACACTCCAGAGATAGTCAACTAGCGATAGGAGATGCAAATTCTGATGCCGAGCTTCAAATTGGGTATTTTTTTATAGACTTTGTCTTGTTTCTTAGGCTAATTAGTTTGTTTCAATTTACATATAAAGTTTCTCCTTGTTGCCTTTTCTAGAGCACTTGATCGGGCAAAAGCTATGGGTCACATTCTTTCTATAGCAAAGGACCGACTTTATGACTGCAATTTGGTGTCTAGGAAGTTAAGGGCGACGCTTCAGTCAACCGAAAATAGAGTGAATATGCAAAAGAAAAGAAGTGCATTCTTGATTCAGCTAGCTGCAAAAACAGTGCCTAGACCATTGCATTGCCTTCCCCTGCAACTAGCCGCGGATTATTACCTACAGGGATATCATAAGAAAGGAAATGTTGACTTAGAAAAGACTGAAGATCCATCTCTTTTCCACTATGCTATCTTTTCTGATAATGTACTGGCTGCATCTGTGGTTGTTAATTCTACTGTGCAGAATGCAAAGGAGCCTGAGAAGCATGTATTTCATATTGTGACGGACAAATTAAATTTTGCAGCGATGAAAATGTGGTTTCTCATCAACCCTCCTTCTAAAGCAACCATTGAAGTTCAGAATGTTGATGATTTCAAGTGGCTGAATTCCTCTTATTGTTCTGTTCTACGTCAACTTGAATCAGCAAGAATCAAGGAATATTACTTTAAAGCCAATCATCCTTCCTCCCTATCTGCTGGTTCTGACAACCTAAAATATAGAAATCCCAAATATTTGTCGATGCTGAATCACTTAAGATTCTACCTTCCTGAAGTTTATCCAAAATTGGACAGAATTCTATTCTTGGATGATGACATTGTCGTGCAGAAAGATTTATCACCTCTTTGGTCAATTGATTTGAAAGGTATGGTGAATGGTGCAGTGGAGACGTGCAAGGAGAGCTTCCATAGGTTTGACAAATACCTAAATTTTAGTAATCCACTGATCTCCAACAATTTCAGTCCCGATGCATGTGGTTGGGCATTTGGCATGAATGTCTTTGACTTGAAGGAGTGGAAGAAACGAAACATCACCGGAATATATCATCGGTGGCAAGATATGGTAAAATTCACAAACTCATTCTGTTTATCTGAATATCATGAAATGAAATTGTTTCACGCATCAAATTCAATTACCATAAAGCCTTGTCTTACGGTTTTTTGCTTGTGGATAGTAGTTTC from Cicer arietinum cultivar CDC Frontier isolate Library 1 chromosome 5, Cicar.CDCFrontier_v2.0, whole genome shotgun sequence carries:
- the LOC101510161 gene encoding probable galacturonosyltransferase 3 isoform X1 produces the protein METYPLLLTFFFLFFSILFYTNHVDSSTIGSRFLYDCDQCHRTKERDITNTRVRNYPDEKDIDIIASYSDASGHLRLARLKMSSLSDSWVWENPNTERQNNSQGGLVSLQSDSRFEDNLKHSTDEQENVKFPHYPSMIMTPVKMKRRIMRLERRKARAAELIQKDKETDNHIVSAAIESSEGLDTTIKGKYSIWRREYENPNSDSTLKLMRDQIIMAKAYTNIAKSKNKTVLYKALVQHSRDSQLAIGDANSDAELQIGALDRAKAMGHILSIAKDRLYDCNLVSRKLRATLQSTENRVNMQKKRSAFLIQLAAKTVPRPLHCLPLQLAADYYLQGYHKKGNVDLEKTEDPSLFHYAIFSDNVLAASVVVNSTVQNAKEPEKHVFHIVTDKLNFAAMKMWFLINPPSKATIEVQNVDDFKWLNSSYCSVLRQLESARIKEYYFKANHPSSLSAGSDNLKYRNPKYLSMLNHLRFYLPEVYPKLDRILFLDDDIVVQKDLSPLWSIDLKGMVNGAVETCKESFHRFDKYLNFSNPLISNNFSPDACGWAFGMNVFDLKEWKKRNITGIYHRWQDMNEDRTLWKLGTLPPGLITFYNLTYPLDRGWHVLGLGYDPALNLTEIENAAVVHYNGNYKPWLNLAVSKYRSYWSRYVMFDNPYLRVCNLSE
- the LOC101510161 gene encoding probable galacturonosyltransferase 3 isoform X2 → MSSLSDSWVWENPNTERQNNSQGGLVSLQSDSRFEDNLKHSTDEQENVKFPHYPSMIMTPVKMKRRIMRLERRKARAAELIQKDKETDNHIVSAAIESSEGLDTTIKGKYSIWRREYENPNSDSTLKLMRDQIIMAKAYTNIAKSKNKTVLYKALVQHSRDSQLAIGDANSDAELQIGALDRAKAMGHILSIAKDRLYDCNLVSRKLRATLQSTENRVNMQKKRSAFLIQLAAKTVPRPLHCLPLQLAADYYLQGYHKKGNVDLEKTEDPSLFHYAIFSDNVLAASVVVNSTVQNAKEPEKHVFHIVTDKLNFAAMKMWFLINPPSKATIEVQNVDDFKWLNSSYCSVLRQLESARIKEYYFKANHPSSLSAGSDNLKYRNPKYLSMLNHLRFYLPEVYPKLDRILFLDDDIVVQKDLSPLWSIDLKGMVNGAVETCKESFHRFDKYLNFSNPLISNNFSPDACGWAFGMNVFDLKEWKKRNITGIYHRWQDMNEDRTLWKLGTLPPGLITFYNLTYPLDRGWHVLGLGYDPALNLTEIENAAVVHYNGNYKPWLNLAVSKYRSYWSRYVMFDNPYLRVCNLSE